The following proteins are co-located in the Gossypium hirsutum isolate 1008001.06 chromosome A02, Gossypium_hirsutum_v2.1, whole genome shotgun sequence genome:
- the LOC107952537 gene encoding fasciclin-like arabinogalactan protein 21: MIKHSLFFLFLLLPISAFSANHHRRRRPPQSPPSPPPLHQHQLNNIIDALVGAGDFNNWANMLSASHFFMLPLSATLFVPSDDSLFPFPVPVPTSSTAAAAASATTFDPLIIPYHIVPQRLTFSQLTLFKPFSRLPTLLPSKTLLITNSSHSDFTLDASQISHPDLYLTSTIAVHGIASLLNYTVYGGDPGLVHGLAPALPPPPPPAMFQLLGDAMGDRRRSDAGCLYGEFAFVLLPIPWLVWCIKIYGNPLGL; the protein is encoded by the coding sequence ATGATTAAACACTCCCTCTTCTTTCTCTTTCTGTTGCTTCCCATTTCCGCTTTTTCTGCCAATCATCACCGCCGGCGTCGTCCACCGCAATCACCACCTTCTCCTCCTCCGTTGCATCAGCATCAACTTAATAACATAATCGACGCTCTCGTTGGTGCTGGGGACTTCAATAACTGGGCAAACATGCTTTCCGCCTCCCATTTCTTCATGCTTCCACTTTCAGCTACCCTTTTCGTCCCTTCCGATGATTCCCTTTTCCCATTTCCTGTCCCTGTTCCAACTTCTTCTACCGCGGCCGCCGCTGCCTCCGCCACCACCTTTGACCCTCTCATTATCCCTTACCACATCGTCCCGCAACGCCTCACTTTCTCTCAACTCACCCTCTTCAAGCCTTTCTCTCGCTTACCGACTTTGCTTCCTTCCAAAACCCTCCTCATAACCAACTCTTCCCACTCCGACTTCACTCTTGATGCCTCTCAGATTTCCCACCCCGATCTTTACCTCACATCAACCATTGCTGTCCACGGCATTGCCTCGCTCCTCAACTACACTGTCTACGGTGGTGACCCTGGCCTTGTTCATGGCCTTGCGCCAGCGCTTCCGCCGCCGCCTCCACCAGCAATGTTTCAGCTGCTGGGGGACGCCATGGGTGATAGGCGGAGATCGGATGCTGGTTGCTTGTATGGGGAGTTTGCATTTGTCTTGCTGCCGATTCCTTGGTTGGTTTGGTGCATCAAGATTTATGGGAATCCCCTTGGCCTCTGA